A region from the Palaemon carinicauda isolate YSFRI2023 chromosome 9, ASM3689809v2, whole genome shotgun sequence genome encodes:
- the LOC137646820 gene encoding uncharacterized protein has translation MQMNVQVPFALLSVFALVGVMNGTILLTTGTTAVISGANLLGAAAVAGALTLGAVALKTAAGRGKRDAASCLPLGSAGLYFTMAANGDILDCGRRFVCELEATDEDKLAEEEVLIRNIFSRTTTAFNRTAAGFFAEAGALGTSQGIEACASTFKTCPFDRKTIFLAFKQTQRA, from the exons ATGAACGTTCAAGTCCCCTTCGCACTACTTTCAGTCTTTGCCCTTGTCGGTGTCATGAATGGCACCATCTTATTAACAACAGGCACAACCGCGGTAATCAGCGGTGCTAACCTACTAGGTGCTGCTGCTGTAGCAGGGGCATTGACTTTGGGCGCCGTTGCTCTAAAAACCGCAGCCGGACGCGGCAAAAGAGACGCCGCTTCTTGCCTTCCTTTAGGCAGTGCCGGACTCTACTTCACCATGGCCGCCAATGGGGATATCTTAGACTGCGGTCGGCGCTTTGTTTGTGAATTGGAAGCTACTGATGAAGACAAATTAGCAGAGGAGGAAGTGCTTATTCGTAACATATTTTC GAGAACGACTACAGCTTTCAACAGAACTGCTGCAGGATTTTTCGCCGAAGCGGGTGCCCTCGGAACTTCACAAGGCATCGAAGCTTGTGCTAGTACTTTCAAGACTTGTCCCTTCGACAGGAAAACCATCTTCCTCGCCTTCAAACAAACCCAGAGGGCCTAG